The Saccharothrix variisporea genome has a segment encoding these proteins:
- a CDS encoding DUF1330 domain-containing protein, with product MPKGYWVSAYRTISDPEKLAAYNELAAPAVRAGGGRVLTRGSRVVAHDAGIAERTIVIEFDSFEQAVAAHESAAYQEALAALSDGVERDFRIVEGID from the coding sequence ATGCCCAAGGGCTACTGGGTCAGCGCCTACCGCACCATTTCCGACCCCGAGAAGCTGGCCGCCTACAACGAACTGGCCGCTCCGGCGGTCCGGGCCGGGGGCGGACGGGTCCTCACCCGCGGCAGTCGGGTCGTGGCGCACGACGCCGGGATCGCCGAGCGCACCATCGTGATCGAGTTCGACAGCTTCGAGCAGGCGGTCGCGGCGCACGAGAGCGCGGCTTACCAGGAGGCACTGGCCGCCCTCTCCGACGGCGTCGAGCGCGACTTCCGCATCGTCGAAGGCATCGACTGA
- a CDS encoding MarR family winged helix-turn-helix transcriptional regulator, with protein MGAGSARGAAIGAALYGLATRAVRRLPRDMSLTSAATLATLDRTGPRRITDLAAVEGVTQPAMTALVRVLEESGLVERRGDASDRRVTLVCLTEAGASYVRTRRQAGVHAFERLIGELTDDEVEALAAALPALEHLAELENREGPEQ; from the coding sequence GTGGGTGCAGGAAGCGCTCGTGGCGCGGCCATCGGCGCGGCCCTCTACGGGCTGGCGACCAGGGCGGTGAGACGCCTGCCCCGGGACATGAGCCTGACGTCCGCCGCCACCCTGGCCACCCTCGACCGGACGGGACCGCGGCGCATCACCGATCTGGCCGCGGTCGAGGGCGTCACCCAGCCCGCGATGACCGCCCTGGTCCGGGTGCTGGAGGAGTCCGGCCTGGTCGAGCGGCGGGGTGACGCGTCCGACAGGCGGGTCACGCTGGTGTGCCTGACCGAGGCGGGCGCCTCCTACGTCCGGACGCGGCGGCAGGCGGGCGTCCACGCGTTCGAGCGGTTGATCGGCGAGCTGACCGACGACGAGGTCGAGGCGCTGGCGGCGGCCCTTCCGGCGCTGGAGCACCTGGCAGAACTCGAGAACCGCGAAGGACCGGAGCAGTGA
- a CDS encoding FAD-dependent monooxygenase, whose amino-acid sequence MRVLVSGAGVAGPVLAYWLARHGFSVTVVERASAPRRTGGHAVDLYRPAMEISDRMGVLPQVEQRATGTHRMTLHREGVRRPVRVNLAKVFHATSDRHVEIMRDDLSEIYRDASRDDVEYVFGDSITAISSTGEVRFERAAPRRFDLVVGADGLHSTVRRLVFGDESRFSAFIGAHLGVLTVPDTAGLDGELRLHVGVGRTAGVYGARHLGEARALLLFRSERELDFDREDVPRQKELLRTAFTGLHPDVDRVLAELDHTPAFYFDSITQLRMATWSRGRVTLVGDAGYSPGPAVGGSTTLAVVGAYVLAGELARAGGDHERAFPAYERAMAGYVHGSRAAALRAARTLIPRSRLAVHGLAHAARLISALPAGPGRALLRLTSKTARVHNGTTIDTYSEPA is encoded by the coding sequence GTGCGCGTCCTAGTCTCCGGCGCCGGTGTCGCCGGGCCGGTGTTGGCGTACTGGCTCGCCAGGCACGGCTTCTCGGTGACGGTCGTCGAACGCGCGTCCGCGCCGCGCCGGACCGGTGGCCACGCCGTCGACCTGTACCGGCCCGCGATGGAGATCTCCGACAGGATGGGCGTCCTCCCGCAGGTCGAGCAGCGGGCCACCGGCACGCACCGGATGACCCTGCACCGGGAGGGCGTGCGACGGCCCGTGCGGGTGAACCTCGCCAAGGTCTTCCACGCCACCTCGGACCGGCACGTCGAGATCATGCGCGACGACCTCAGCGAGATCTACCGCGACGCCTCCCGCGACGACGTCGAGTACGTCTTCGGCGACTCGATCACCGCGATCTCCTCCACCGGCGAGGTGCGGTTCGAGCGGGCCGCGCCGCGCCGTTTCGACCTGGTCGTCGGCGCGGACGGGCTGCACTCGACCGTGCGCCGCCTGGTCTTCGGCGACGAGTCCCGCTTCAGCGCGTTCATCGGGGCCCACCTCGGGGTGTTGACCGTGCCCGACACGGCCGGCCTCGACGGCGAACTCCGGCTCCACGTCGGCGTCGGCCGCACCGCCGGCGTGTACGGCGCACGGCACCTCGGCGAGGCGCGGGCGTTGTTGCTGTTCCGCAGCGAACGTGAACTCGACTTCGACCGCGAGGACGTGCCGCGGCAGAAGGAGTTGCTGCGCACCGCGTTCACCGGCCTGCACCCGGACGTCGACCGCGTGCTGGCCGAGCTGGACCACACCCCGGCGTTCTACTTCGACTCGATCACCCAGCTCCGCATGGCCACCTGGTCACGCGGGCGGGTGACGCTCGTCGGCGACGCAGGCTACAGCCCCGGGCCGGCGGTGGGCGGCAGCACGACCCTGGCCGTCGTCGGCGCGTACGTGCTGGCGGGCGAGCTGGCGAGAGCCGGCGGCGACCACGAACGCGCCTTCCCCGCCTACGAACGGGCGATGGCCGGATACGTGCATGGCAGTCGGGCGGCGGCGTTGCGGGCGGCGAGGACCCTCATCCCCAGGTCCCGGCTCGCGGTCCATGGATTGGCCCACGCCGCCCGGCTGATCTCCGCCCTGCCCGCAGGCCCTGGCCGGGCCTTGCTCCGCCTGACGTCCAAGACCGCACGCGTCCACAACGGGACGACCATCGACACCTACTCCGAACCCGCCTGA
- a CDS encoding ABC transporter substrate-binding protein produces the protein MSRPLIGVVLAATGRLAPLGVPLDFVARALSWPVDVLVRDSASTPDGARAAALSLADAGARVVVTLGGTRTLPAVARACTEREVPCVSTTLPWQVFHAEVFDDDHRPGWAFHFSWGLDDIADVFTDLWEHLGPARRVGCLWNDGTQGTALRRWFRPVAEARGHTLVDLPYREHAADLPDLGDVEVVTSAATAADLAAAVRRARPRLITCSRWLTYPFSVAAHDLLDRVATIVYWTPGHHDGRGRDLAVAYEAATGTPWSQPLGVAHAALEVACHAACAAESRAGTAEVLANLRRDTLAGTLDWARGPAPGVARIPLACGQWHGGHLVVVDNRRDRTVRVGGELRLTRR, from the coding sequence GTGTCACGACCGCTGATCGGGGTCGTCCTCGCGGCGACCGGGAGGCTCGCGCCGTTGGGTGTGCCGCTGGACTTCGTCGCCCGCGCCCTGTCGTGGCCGGTGGACGTGCTGGTGCGCGACAGCGCCTCCACGCCCGACGGCGCCCGTGCCGCCGCGCTGTCGCTGGCCGACGCCGGTGCGCGGGTGGTGGTGACGCTGGGCGGCACGCGGACGTTGCCCGCCGTGGCGCGTGCGTGCACCGAGCGGGAGGTGCCGTGCGTGTCCACGACGTTGCCGTGGCAGGTGTTCCACGCCGAGGTGTTCGACGACGACCACCGGCCCGGTTGGGCGTTCCACTTCAGCTGGGGCCTGGACGACATCGCCGACGTGTTCACCGACCTGTGGGAGCACCTGGGACCGGCGCGGCGAGTGGGGTGCCTGTGGAACGACGGCACCCAGGGCACGGCGTTGCGCCGGTGGTTCCGGCCGGTCGCCGAGGCGCGCGGGCACACGCTGGTCGACCTGCCCTACCGCGAGCACGCCGCCGACCTGCCGGACCTGGGCGACGTGGAGGTGGTGACGTCCGCCGCGACCGCCGCCGACCTGGCCGCGGCCGTTCGGCGCGCCCGACCCCGGCTGATCACCTGTTCGCGGTGGCTGACCTACCCGTTCAGCGTGGCCGCGCACGACCTGCTGGACCGGGTCGCCACGATCGTCTACTGGACCCCCGGGCACCACGACGGCAGGGGTCGGGACCTGGCTGTCGCCTACGAGGCCGCGACGGGAACGCCGTGGTCGCAACCGCTGGGCGTGGCCCACGCCGCCCTCGAGGTCGCCTGCCACGCCGCCTGCGCGGCGGAGTCCCGCGCGGGCACGGCCGAAGTGCTGGCGAACCTGCGGCGGGACACCCTGGCCGGGACGCTGGATTGGGCGCGCGGCCCCGCCCCCGGGGTGGCCCGGATCCCGTTGGCCTGCGGGCAGTGGCACGGCGGGCACCTGGTCGTCGTGGACAACCGCCGCGACCGGACCGTCCGCGTCGGTGGCGAACTGCGGCTCACCCGTCGATGA
- a CDS encoding class I SAM-dependent methyltransferase yields the protein MTISNQQQAEAWNDWEGKLWADEPERYDAMMEAFTAPLFTAADLHAHHLVLDVGCGTGRTTRLAARRAERGHVLGIDLSEPMLARARRDAADLTNIAFVQGDAQVHPFPQAHFDRIISRGGVMFFADQVAAFTHLRTALAPGGRLAFLCPRPGGPDSAYTRATAPLAPHLREASPAARGMGSLSDPTRTREVLAASGFKDIEITPVDADMDFGADARDAADFILRMGPTHHNLRTADPSTVADLRDRLERSLAEFETAQGVLIRGGVWIVTATP from the coding sequence ATGACGATCAGCAACCAGCAGCAGGCCGAGGCGTGGAACGACTGGGAGGGCAAGCTCTGGGCCGACGAGCCCGAGCGCTACGACGCGATGATGGAGGCGTTCACCGCGCCCCTGTTCACGGCGGCCGACCTCCACGCCCACCACCTCGTCCTGGACGTGGGCTGCGGCACCGGGCGCACCACGCGCCTGGCGGCCCGACGCGCCGAGCGGGGCCACGTCCTGGGCATCGACCTGTCCGAGCCGATGCTGGCGCGCGCCCGCCGTGACGCCGCCGACCTGACCAACATCGCGTTCGTGCAGGGCGACGCCCAGGTGCACCCGTTCCCGCAGGCGCACTTCGACCGGATCATCAGCCGGGGCGGCGTGATGTTCTTCGCCGACCAGGTGGCGGCCTTCACGCACCTGCGCACCGCACTGGCCCCGGGCGGACGGCTGGCGTTCCTGTGCCCGAGACCCGGCGGCCCCGACAGCGCCTACACCCGGGCGACGGCCCCGCTCGCGCCCCACCTGCGCGAAGCGTCCCCCGCGGCACGCGGCATGGGCTCGCTGTCCGACCCGACGCGCACACGGGAAGTACTCGCGGCATCGGGCTTCAAGGACATCGAGATCACCCCCGTGGACGCCGACATGGACTTCGGCGCCGACGCCCGTGACGCGGCGGACTTCATCCTCCGCATGGGTCCGACGCACCACAACCTGCGCACGGCGGACCCGTCCACAGTGGCCGACCTGCGTGACCGACTCGAGCGGTCACTGGCCGAATTCGAGACGGCGCAAGGCGTCCTCATCCGGGGCGGGGTGTGGATCGTGACCGCCACGCCGTGA
- a CDS encoding TetR/AcrR family transcriptional regulator encodes MGDVKGTRSARASRTRRAILDAATELFVADGYGATTLQQVADRAGVAVQTIYFTFRNKPTLLKELVDVAIAGDDEPVATLDRPWFAEVVDAPDARTALTALVRGTRAVLERVAAVTDMVRTAVAAHPDLREVWPERDDPRHAVHLAAAEALVAKPGARDLPAKRAADVLYALLSPELFLVLTRDRAWPVDDWEAWATDLLAAQLLERP; translated from the coding sequence ATGGGCGATGTCAAGGGCACCCGGTCGGCACGGGCGAGTCGGACGCGGCGCGCGATCCTCGACGCGGCCACGGAGCTGTTCGTGGCCGACGGGTACGGCGCGACCACGTTGCAGCAGGTCGCCGATCGGGCGGGCGTGGCGGTGCAGACGATCTACTTCACCTTCCGCAACAAGCCGACGCTGTTGAAGGAACTGGTCGACGTGGCGATCGCGGGCGACGACGAACCGGTCGCCACGCTGGACCGGCCGTGGTTCGCCGAGGTGGTCGACGCGCCCGACGCCCGCACCGCCCTGACCGCGCTGGTCCGCGGCACCCGGGCCGTGCTCGAGCGGGTCGCGGCGGTCACCGACATGGTCCGCACCGCCGTGGCCGCCCACCCCGACCTGCGGGAGGTGTGGCCGGAGCGCGACGACCCCCGGCACGCCGTGCACCTCGCGGCGGCCGAGGCCCTGGTGGCCAAACCGGGTGCGCGCGACCTCCCGGCGAAGCGCGCGGCGGACGTCCTCTACGCCCTGCTCAGCCCCGAACTGTTCCTGGTCCTCACCCGCGACCGCGCCTGGCCGGTGGACGACTGGGAGGCCTGGGCCACCGACCTGTTGGCCGCCCAACTCCTCGAAAGGCCATGA
- a CDS encoding ATP-binding protein, with amino-acid sequence MAGFDDRVPPVGQVGRASGGSHVIQAGGDVTIHGPLSAEPGPLPPGLGRVPVTSGVFVGREDELARLAAWADRTAVVVHGPAGVGKSALVARFAELHADRFAPVWWVTADSPDALDAGLAELALALAPHVTGTHRVETSLRWLAAHDDWLLVLDDVTDPDHVARRLARTRTGTVVITSRRHDWPDLRAVAVGALPRHDVVELLRRHVLRAWPEADLTGSRALCAALGWQPRAVVQAAAHLAQHHLAPRVHLARLERFPGWTPATSSDAVPRLVADFDASLDHEVRCRIIWELAKTGTTAAKEALRSLRPRYDIEQLAINEALEF; translated from the coding sequence GTGGCCGGCTTCGATGACCGGGTTCCGCCGGTCGGCCAGGTCGGCAGGGCGTCCGGCGGTTCGCACGTCATCCAGGCCGGCGGGGACGTCACGATCCACGGCCCCCTGTCGGCGGAACCCGGCCCGCTCCCGCCGGGACTCGGCCGCGTCCCCGTCACGTCGGGGGTGTTCGTCGGCCGCGAGGACGAACTGGCGCGGTTGGCCGCGTGGGCCGACCGCACGGCCGTCGTGGTGCACGGACCCGCGGGCGTGGGCAAGAGCGCCCTGGTGGCGCGGTTCGCCGAGCTGCACGCCGACCGGTTCGCCCCGGTGTGGTGGGTCACCGCGGACTCGCCGGACGCGCTCGACGCGGGGCTCGCGGAACTGGCCCTGGCCTTGGCCCCGCACGTCACCGGCACGCACCGGGTCGAGACGAGCCTGCGCTGGCTCGCCGCCCACGACGACTGGCTGCTCGTGCTCGACGACGTGACCGACCCGGACCACGTGGCACGACGGCTGGCGCGAACCCGCACCGGGACGGTGGTGATCACGTCTCGCCGCCACGACTGGCCGGACCTGCGAGCCGTGGCGGTGGGTGCCCTGCCCCGGCACGACGTGGTGGAACTCCTGCGCCGGCACGTGTTGCGTGCGTGGCCGGAGGCGGACCTGACCGGCTCCCGCGCCCTGTGCGCGGCGCTGGGCTGGCAGCCGCGCGCGGTCGTCCAGGCCGCCGCCCACCTCGCACAGCACCACCTGGCGCCGCGGGTCCACCTCGCCCGCCTGGAGCGGTTCCCGGGGTGGACGCCCGCCACGTCGAGCGACGCGGTGCCGCGCCTCGTGGCGGACTTCGACGCGAGCCTCGACCACGAGGTGCGCTGCCGGATCATCTGGGAACTGGCGAAGACGGGCACGACGGCGGCGAAAGAAGCCTTGCGGTCCCTGCGCCCCCGCTACGACATCGAACAACTCGCGATCAACGAAGCGCTCGAGTTCTGA
- a CDS encoding ATP-binding protein: MPGVDAADVWQAARRDFGERLRSLRGAARLSQKTLAKAIGSSDSTLSELENGQGALPPKSELVDAYVDKCLEALGTDTAVVDERRKAIRSAYEQLVRLHDHLGDIASRESTSPAPGPVSPALPLNTLRRDTHAFTGREGELALLVDAVDGLDDAHRVVAVHAVDGMPGVGKTTFALHAAHRLADRFPDGQLFLNLHGHSPTSEPVAPHDALASLLTAVGVDPLDLPADLDRRSALWRSALAGKRVLLVLDNAADDEQVEPLLPGEGRCLVLVTSRRRLLGLDAVPVDLEPLPTGEAEELFRRAAARPISEPEALTAVAELCGGLPLALTILAARFRNRRALTVGRLVEELTEAGRRLSALRSGNQAVAAAFELSYRDLPPERQRFFRLLGLHPREGIERYSTAALCGVGVDEAQEHLTALYNEHLVDELVLDRFDMHDLITQYVLDLLEDDDPAELATALGSMLDFYEQAAGVAGDVLVHGSRGEEIPNWFTGAVPEIPDDPAAMSWFDQERANLLSCLEATRDAGRIVGLTLCLAPYLRRTGPWDLALGLHRRAAAAARVVDDVDAEGQTLLNLGKAAFQADLYDEAQDALRAAGRIFTELGDRTSLAHAMMCLGQIWMQTGEQVDAHNAFSQALATHERDGNLREVAAVLVELGTLHYYRDEYPESIAANERASRLYEEAGDRAGQATALKGLSHAWLFSDDYGRAEEAAKRARELYRASGNRFGEAQTCSVIGSVRRARGQHAEAREDFEFALGVYEELGDRAGIAMALIELGVVLYHLGDFALGERTLRRAVELYEEFGEPMGAAAARKELADLLTRTGRLPEAKDMLDEAEAGYQKLDDRLGKAATSNSYGAWHLASGDPRTARRHHDEALRLALEIASPLEQASALAGLGRAARALGEGVAADRALREALAIYQRIGAGEAAEVARELAAG; encoded by the coding sequence ATGCCAGGAGTGGACGCCGCGGACGTGTGGCAGGCCGCGCGGCGGGACTTCGGCGAACGGCTCAGGTCGTTGCGCGGGGCCGCCCGGCTGTCCCAGAAGACGCTCGCCAAGGCCATCGGCAGCTCCGACTCCACCCTGTCGGAGCTGGAGAACGGCCAGGGCGCCCTACCGCCCAAGTCCGAGCTGGTCGACGCCTACGTCGACAAGTGCCTGGAAGCGCTGGGCACGGACACGGCCGTCGTGGACGAGCGCCGGAAGGCGATCCGCTCGGCGTACGAGCAACTGGTGCGGCTGCACGACCACCTCGGGGACATCGCCTCCCGCGAGTCGACGTCCCCCGCACCGGGCCCGGTCTCTCCCGCGCTGCCGCTGAACACCTTGCGCCGCGACACGCACGCCTTCACCGGCCGTGAGGGCGAGCTCGCGCTGCTCGTCGACGCCGTCGACGGGCTGGACGACGCGCACCGCGTCGTCGCGGTGCACGCGGTGGACGGCATGCCCGGTGTCGGCAAGACCACCTTCGCCCTGCACGCGGCCCACCGGCTCGCCGACCGGTTCCCCGACGGGCAGCTGTTCCTCAACCTGCACGGGCACAGCCCGACGAGCGAACCGGTCGCCCCCCACGACGCGCTGGCCTCCCTGCTGACGGCGGTGGGGGTCGACCCGCTCGACCTGCCCGCCGACCTCGACCGCCGGTCGGCACTGTGGCGGAGTGCGCTGGCCGGGAAGCGGGTGCTGCTCGTCCTGGACAACGCCGCGGACGACGAACAGGTCGAGCCGCTGCTGCCCGGGGAGGGCCGCTGCCTGGTCCTGGTGACCAGCAGGCGCAGGCTCCTGGGGTTGGACGCGGTGCCCGTCGACCTGGAGCCGCTGCCGACCGGGGAGGCGGAGGAGCTGTTCCGGAGGGCGGCGGCGCGGCCGATCTCCGAACCGGAGGCGCTGACCGCGGTGGCCGAGCTGTGCGGCGGGCTGCCGCTGGCGCTGACGATCCTGGCCGCCCGCTTCCGCAACCGCAGGGCGCTGACCGTCGGCCGCCTCGTCGAGGAACTCACCGAGGCGGGCCGGCGGCTGTCCGCGCTGCGGTCGGGCAACCAGGCGGTGGCCGCGGCCTTCGAACTGTCCTACCGCGACCTGCCACCGGAGCGACAGCGCTTCTTCCGGCTGCTCGGCCTGCACCCGCGGGAGGGCATCGAGCGCTACAGCACGGCGGCGCTCTGCGGGGTCGGCGTCGACGAGGCCCAGGAGCACCTCACCGCGCTGTACAACGAGCACCTGGTGGACGAACTCGTCCTGGACCGGTTCGACATGCACGACCTCATCACCCAGTACGTGCTGGACCTGCTGGAGGACGACGACCCGGCGGAGCTCGCCACGGCGCTCGGTTCGATGCTGGACTTCTACGAGCAGGCCGCGGGCGTCGCGGGCGACGTCCTCGTCCACGGCTCCCGGGGCGAGGAGATCCCCAACTGGTTCACCGGCGCGGTGCCCGAGATCCCCGACGACCCCGCGGCGATGAGCTGGTTCGACCAGGAACGGGCGAACCTGCTGTCCTGCTTGGAGGCCACGCGCGACGCGGGCCGGATCGTCGGCCTGACCCTCTGCCTGGCCCCCTACCTGAGGCGGACCGGACCGTGGGACCTCGCACTGGGGTTGCACCGGCGCGCGGCCGCGGCGGCGCGGGTGGTCGACGACGTGGACGCCGAGGGCCAGACCCTGCTCAACCTGGGCAAGGCGGCCTTCCAGGCGGACCTCTACGACGAGGCGCAGGACGCGCTGCGCGCCGCCGGTCGCATCTTCACCGAGCTGGGGGACCGGACGAGCCTGGCGCACGCGATGATGTGCCTCGGGCAGATCTGGATGCAGACCGGCGAGCAGGTGGACGCCCACAACGCGTTCTCCCAGGCGCTCGCGACCCACGAGCGGGACGGCAACCTCAGGGAGGTGGCCGCGGTCCTCGTGGAACTGGGCACGCTGCACTACTACCGGGACGAGTACCCCGAGAGCATCGCCGCCAACGAACGCGCGTCGCGGCTCTACGAGGAGGCCGGTGACCGGGCGGGCCAGGCGACCGCGCTGAAAGGGCTGAGCCACGCCTGGCTGTTCAGCGACGACTACGGTCGGGCCGAGGAGGCGGCGAAACGGGCGCGGGAGCTGTACCGGGCATCGGGGAACCGCTTCGGCGAGGCGCAGACGTGCTCGGTGATCGGGAGCGTGCGGCGCGCCCGCGGGCAGCACGCCGAGGCGCGGGAGGACTTCGAGTTCGCCCTCGGCGTCTACGAGGAACTGGGTGACCGCGCCGGGATCGCGATGGCGTTGATCGAGCTGGGCGTCGTCCTGTACCACCTGGGCGACTTCGCGCTCGGCGAGCGGACCCTGCGCCGTGCGGTGGAGCTCTACGAGGAGTTCGGCGAGCCGATGGGCGCGGCGGCGGCGCGCAAGGAGCTGGCCGACCTGCTCACCAGGACCGGCCGGCTCCCGGAGGCCAAGGACATGCTGGACGAGGCGGAGGCCGGCTACCAGAAGCTCGACGACCGCCTGGGCAAGGCCGCGACCTCCAACAGCTACGGCGCGTGGCACCTGGCGTCCGGCGATCCGCGCACCGCCCGGAGGCACCACGACGAAGCCCTCCGCCTCGCGCTGGAGATCGCCAGCCCGCTGGAGCAGGCGTCGGCGTTGGCCGGCCTGGGCCGGGCCGCGCGCGCGTTGGGCGAGGGCGTGGCGGCCGACCGGGCGTTGCGGGAGGCCCTGGCGATCTACCAGCGCATCGGCGCGGGTGAAGCCGCCGAGGTGGCCCGGGAACTGGCCGCCGGCTGA
- a CDS encoding tetratricopeptide repeat protein → MRTEVVPRQLPPAPAHFTGRSAEMAALTTALLAEPTRDEPTLAVVTGPGGVGKTALALRWLHSEQSRFTGGQLYADLAAHGPQGPASPGELLGGLLLGLGVPAGELPAQVADRAALYRSLTADKVIAVLLDDAASSSQVKALLPASRHSAVVVTSRRRLAGLIASGGRMVPVDALPPDAAVELLSRAVGRERVDGEPVPAREVALLCGGMPIALHITAARLVVRPHRRLATVATELTDERRRLRALVAEDGELSVAATFDLSYRWLPPAAARLYRRLGLHPGVDFDRAAAAALLGESEADAEDLLGVLVEANLVADTASDRYRFHDLLRLHARRQAEREDDEEDRRAALRSVVVWFLDRAVAADRVVTPLRPHLGKRYHVPASESFPTRASALDWLERELPNLMACQRTAVAHRWHDLVWQFYEAMWGLFLHRGHYEQWTSAGAPAVEAAVRCGDAVAEVRMLIQSAALHTRLGHPSAAVAPYRRALRRAREIGDWQGEATALEGIGAAEHALGRLDEAMTCYRRSLALNESHGRHRGVALLLCYLGHALVDVGDHAAAADHFRRAADHATTVGDRHCWAQAVVGLGTALAASGSVADAIARMEHGLAELPAAETAALRVPVLEKLAELKQRTGDRSAARQHWQEALDICTTLADPRADAIRSRLGPAD, encoded by the coding sequence GTGAGGACCGAGGTCGTTCCGCGACAGCTACCCCCCGCGCCGGCCCACTTCACCGGCCGCTCCGCGGAGATGGCCGCTCTCACCACCGCGCTCCTCGCGGAGCCGACTCGCGACGAACCGACACTGGCGGTCGTGACCGGCCCCGGTGGGGTCGGCAAGACCGCTTTGGCACTGCGGTGGCTGCACTCCGAGCAGAGTCGGTTCACCGGTGGCCAGTTGTACGCCGATCTGGCGGCGCACGGACCGCAGGGACCCGCCTCGCCGGGCGAGCTCCTGGGCGGCCTCCTCCTCGGGTTGGGCGTGCCCGCGGGCGAACTGCCCGCTCAGGTGGCCGACCGAGCGGCCCTGTACCGCTCGCTGACCGCGGACAAGGTGATCGCCGTCCTGCTCGACGACGCCGCTTCGAGCAGCCAGGTGAAGGCCCTGTTACCGGCATCGCGGCACAGCGCGGTGGTGGTGACCAGCAGGAGGCGGCTGGCCGGGCTCATCGCTTCGGGTGGGCGCATGGTGCCGGTCGACGCCTTGCCCCCGGACGCCGCGGTGGAGTTGCTGAGCCGCGCCGTCGGCCGGGAACGCGTGGACGGCGAACCCGTGCCCGCACGCGAGGTCGCGCTGCTCTGCGGCGGTATGCCCATCGCGCTCCACATCACGGCCGCACGGCTGGTCGTGCGACCCCACCGGCGGCTGGCCACCGTCGCGACCGAGCTGACCGACGAGCGCAGGCGCCTGCGCGCGTTGGTCGCCGAGGACGGCGAGTTGTCCGTCGCCGCCACCTTCGACCTGTCCTACCGCTGGCTGCCGCCCGCCGCGGCGCGCCTGTACCGGCGTTTGGGCCTGCACCCCGGCGTCGACTTCGACCGCGCCGCGGCGGCGGCGCTGCTCGGCGAGTCCGAGGCCGACGCGGAGGACCTGCTCGGCGTGCTGGTGGAGGCGAACCTGGTGGCCGACACCGCTTCCGACCGGTACCGCTTCCACGACCTGCTGCGCCTGCACGCACGGCGCCAGGCCGAGCGGGAGGACGACGAGGAGGACAGGCGCGCGGCGCTGCGGTCGGTGGTGGTGTGGTTCCTGGACCGCGCCGTGGCGGCGGACCGGGTGGTGACACCGCTGCGTCCGCACCTCGGGAAGCGCTACCACGTCCCGGCCTCCGAGTCGTTCCCCACGCGCGCGTCCGCATTGGACTGGCTGGAGCGCGAACTGCCGAACCTCATGGCCTGCCAGCGCACGGCCGTCGCGCACAGGTGGCACGACCTGGTGTGGCAGTTCTACGAGGCGATGTGGGGCCTGTTCCTCCACCGCGGCCACTACGAGCAGTGGACCTCGGCCGGAGCACCGGCCGTCGAGGCCGCGGTTCGGTGCGGCGACGCGGTGGCCGAGGTGCGGATGCTCATCCAGTCCGCCGCCCTCCACACCAGGCTCGGTCACCCCTCGGCCGCCGTTGCGCCCTACCGCCGAGCGCTGCGCCGAGCTCGGGAAATCGGTGACTGGCAAGGCGAAGCCACCGCCCTGGAAGGCATCGGTGCCGCCGAGCACGCACTCGGTCGCCTGGACGAGGCGATGACCTGCTACCGCCGATCGCTCGCCCTCAACGAGAGCCACGGACGCCACCGGGGCGTGGCCCTGCTGCTGTGCTACCTCGGGCACGCCCTGGTGGACGTGGGCGACCACGCCGCCGCGGCCGACCACTTCCGCCGCGCGGCGGACCACGCGACGACCGTCGGCGACCGCCATTGCTGGGCACAGGCGGTCGTCGGCCTCGGCACCGCCCTCGCCGCGAGCGGTTCGGTGGCCGACGCCATCGCCCGGATGGAGCACGGACTCGCCGAACTGCCCGCGGCCGAGACCGCCGCACTCCGGGTGCCCGTGCTGGAAAAGCTCGCCGAACTCAAGCAGCGCACGGGTGACCGGAGTGCGGCCCGACAGCACTGGCAGGAGGCCCTGGACATCTGCACGACCCTCGCGGACCCCCGTGCCGACGCCATCCGCTCGCGACTCGGCCCCGCCGACTGA